Proteins encoded by one window of Pseudomonas sp. PSKL.D1:
- a CDS encoding trypsin-like peptidase domain-containing protein encodes MLLSGCNGMPTSYVSDPVYDQAFVVTSGAPLPMLLMATAIQWNEDYAVTAKHTPFLKDVVHEGLGDVVFFKHKADQVPAWRQYVPGESVTAVGFNSLMMPVQGKGHTLQSLVRMEGTPGSVFYSTHDGPITKGMSGGPLFAADGKVVGINVAFIAKDEIDARNRPDLADKERVSVFLSYSEIDKEWRRYQYKLAHKANPHAPAAIKGYVAVASKP; translated from the coding sequence ATGCTGCTGAGTGGGTGCAATGGAATGCCGACCTCTTACGTGTCAGACCCCGTCTACGATCAAGCTTTCGTGGTCACCTCCGGGGCGCCGCTGCCGATGCTGTTGATGGCCACCGCCATCCAGTGGAACGAAGACTATGCGGTCACCGCAAAGCACACCCCTTTCCTCAAAGACGTCGTGCATGAAGGCTTGGGCGATGTGGTGTTCTTCAAGCACAAGGCCGATCAGGTTCCAGCCTGGCGCCAGTACGTGCCGGGCGAGTCCGTTACGGCGGTAGGCTTCAACAGCCTGATGATGCCGGTGCAGGGCAAAGGCCATACGCTGCAATCGCTGGTACGGATGGAGGGTACGCCGGGCAGCGTCTTCTATTCGACTCACGACGGCCCGATTACCAAGGGCATGTCAGGCGGTCCGCTGTTCGCTGCAGACGGCAAGGTAGTCGGGATCAACGTGGCGTTCATCGCCAAGGACGAAATCGACGCACGCAACCGCCCGGACCTGGCAGACAAAGAGCGTGTCAGTGTTTTCCTGTCTTACAGTGAAATCGACAAGGAATGGCGCCGATATCAGTACAAATTGGCACACAAGGCCAACCCGCATGCGCCAGCCGCTATCAAGGGGTATGTGGCCGTAGCCAGCAAACCTTAG
- a CDS encoding GFA family protein has product MRFTGQCRCGQVTIEIVAQQLPPLYACHCLNCQRWSGSAFGLHMLSAASAVQVAGETAIFEHEHQGQTSTQYACGICHTRLFNETTAAPGMRVVRAGILEGSEHFEPIAHIWTRRKQPWLALPETIAQWQESPTPEAFAAALW; this is encoded by the coding sequence ATGAGATTCACCGGTCAGTGCCGATGTGGGCAAGTCACCATCGAGATCGTGGCGCAGCAATTGCCGCCACTGTATGCCTGCCACTGTTTAAACTGCCAGCGCTGGAGCGGCAGTGCGTTTGGTCTGCACATGCTGAGTGCGGCATCAGCTGTTCAGGTGGCGGGCGAAACGGCTATCTTTGAGCATGAACACCAAGGGCAAACGTCCACCCAGTATGCCTGCGGTATATGTCACACCCGGCTGTTCAATGAGACCACGGCAGCACCCGGCATGCGTGTGGTACGGGCCGGCATTTTGGAAGGCTCTGAACATTTCGAGCCGATTGCGCATATTTGGACACGTCGCAAGCAACCATGGCTGGCGCTGCCGGAGACTATCGCGCAGTGGCAGGAGAGCCCGACGCCCGAAGCATTCGCCGCCGCGCTATGGTAA
- a CDS encoding YkgJ family cysteine cluster protein: MPENNPCLDCGACCGYFRVSFFWGECQSAGGLVPDDLVVQINPTRVAMIGTDAKPCRCTSLQGEIGKEVACTIYANRSSPCREFEASWENGVHNASCDDARAAYGLPPLTPPGANEPHWPDDGAEVA; this comes from the coding sequence ATGCCCGAAAACAACCCTTGCCTTGACTGCGGCGCCTGCTGCGGGTACTTCCGTGTGTCCTTCTTCTGGGGCGAATGCCAATCTGCCGGAGGCCTTGTGCCGGATGATCTGGTGGTGCAGATCAACCCCACCCGGGTCGCGATGATCGGCACCGATGCCAAGCCTTGCCGCTGCACAAGCCTGCAGGGCGAGATCGGTAAAGAAGTGGCGTGCACCATCTACGCCAACCGTTCCAGCCCTTGCCGCGAGTTCGAAGCGTCGTGGGAAAACGGTGTGCATAACGCCAGTTGCGATGATGCGCGAGCAGCTTATGGCCTGCCGCCACTGACACCGCCTGGCGCCAACGAACCGCATTGGCCAGATGATGGCGCAGAGGTAGCCTGA
- a CDS encoding bestrophin family protein: MKDLIARKYRLVVKTFGYIGWSLFWLLIWDVLVTIDFMLFFNSKFTLPLIPLTLLGSALVVLVSFRNSSAYNRWWEARTLWGALVNSSRSFARQTLTLIDDPDDGLNPVKATLLRRHIAYVNCLAAHLKGEACPDELMAFIPPGEFERRNRSNNFANDILSGSAALLAREYQAGRLDSIRLARLESTLVDLSNAQGGMERIANTPLPYPYVYFPRLFITLFCLIVPIGLVESLGWFTPLASTVVGFMLLAIERIGTDLQSPFRFSEHQIQMDTICETIERNLESMQREAQCGELVQ, from the coding sequence GTGAAAGACCTGATCGCCCGAAAATACCGCCTGGTGGTGAAGACATTCGGCTACATCGGCTGGTCGCTGTTCTGGCTGCTGATCTGGGATGTACTGGTCACCATCGATTTCATGCTGTTCTTCAACAGCAAGTTCACCCTGCCACTGATACCGCTCACCTTGCTGGGCTCAGCGCTGGTGGTGCTGGTGAGCTTTCGCAACAGCAGTGCCTACAACCGTTGGTGGGAGGCGCGCACGTTATGGGGCGCGCTGGTGAACAGTTCGCGCAGCTTCGCCCGGCAAACGCTGACGCTGATCGATGACCCGGACGACGGGCTTAATCCGGTGAAGGCAACCCTGCTGCGCCGGCATATCGCCTACGTGAACTGCCTGGCGGCGCACCTCAAGGGGGAGGCGTGCCCGGACGAATTGATGGCGTTCATCCCGCCGGGAGAGTTCGAGCGGCGCAACCGGTCCAACAACTTTGCCAACGATATTCTCAGTGGCTCGGCCGCACTGCTGGCCCGGGAATATCAAGCCGGGCGGCTGGACAGCATTCGCCTGGCACGGCTGGAGTCAACGCTGGTGGACCTGTCAAATGCCCAAGGTGGCATGGAGCGGATTGCCAACACGCCCCTGCCCTACCCTTATGTGTACTTTCCACGGCTTTTCATCACGCTGTTCTGCCTGATCGTGCCAATTGGCCTGGTGGAGTCACTGGGCTGGTTCACGCCGCTGGCATCGACCGTGGTCGGGTTCATGCTTCTGGCCATCGAAAGAATTGGCACAGACCTGCAGAGCCCGTTCCGCTTCAGCGAGCACCAAATCCAGATGGACACGATTTGCGAAACCATCGAGCGCAACCTGGAGTCGATGCAGCGCGAAGCCCAATGCGGCGAGCTGGTTCAATAA
- the mnmH gene encoding tRNA 2-selenouridine(34) synthase MnmH, translating into MRHDCTDFRQLFLDDVPMMDMRAPVEFAKGAFPGVVNLPLMTDQERQKVGTCFKQQGQAAAITLGHQLVSGAIKRERLHAWANFAKAHPEGYLYCARGGLRSLIVQQWLRDEAGIAYPRVKGGYKAMRTFLLDTTQQAVEHCDFVLLGGFTGTGKTDVLHQLSHVLDLEGHANHRGSSFGKRATSQPSQIDFENKLAVDILKKRARGIEQFVLEDEGRIVGSCTVPLALYQGMQQYPMVWLEDSFENRVERILRDYVINLCVEFIAVHGDELGRRLFAERMLQSMANIHKRLGGERFQRLSLILSQALEAQQRSGSVDLHRGWIEGLLKEYYDPMYAFQREAKAGRIEFAGNSLEVFEYLKARRR; encoded by the coding sequence ATGCGCCACGACTGCACCGATTTTCGCCAGCTGTTCCTTGATGACGTGCCGATGATGGACATGCGCGCGCCCGTCGAATTCGCCAAAGGCGCCTTCCCCGGCGTCGTCAATCTGCCTCTGATGACTGACCAGGAACGGCAAAAGGTCGGCACATGCTTTAAACAGCAGGGCCAGGCCGCCGCCATCACGTTGGGCCACCAGTTGGTCAGTGGCGCCATCAAGCGTGAACGCCTGCATGCCTGGGCCAACTTCGCCAAAGCGCACCCTGAGGGTTACCTGTATTGCGCACGCGGCGGGCTGAGGTCGCTGATTGTGCAGCAGTGGCTACGCGATGAGGCTGGCATTGCCTACCCGCGTGTCAAAGGTGGCTACAAGGCGATGCGTACCTTCCTGCTGGATACCACCCAACAGGCGGTCGAACACTGTGATTTCGTGCTGCTGGGCGGTTTTACCGGTACCGGCAAGACCGATGTGCTGCACCAGTTAAGTCACGTCCTGGACCTGGAAGGCCACGCCAATCACCGGGGCTCCAGCTTTGGCAAACGCGCTACATCCCAGCCTTCGCAAATCGACTTCGAGAACAAACTGGCCGTCGACATCCTCAAGAAACGCGCCCGGGGCATCGAGCAATTCGTGCTTGAAGACGAAGGACGGATCGTTGGCAGTTGCACAGTGCCGCTGGCGTTGTATCAAGGGATGCAGCAGTACCCGATGGTGTGGCTTGAGGACAGCTTCGAGAACCGCGTCGAACGCATCCTGCGTGACTACGTGATCAACCTGTGTGTTGAGTTCATCGCGGTGCATGGCGACGAACTCGGCCGCCGTCTATTTGCCGAACGCATGCTGCAGAGCATGGCCAACATCCATAAGCGCTTGGGTGGCGAGCGCTTTCAGCGGCTGTCACTGATTTTGAGCCAAGCGCTGGAAGCTCAGCAGCGCAGTGGCTCGGTAGACTTGCACCGCGGCTGGATCGAAGGCTTGCTCAAGGAATACTACGACCCGATGTATGCCTTCCAGCGAGAGGCCAAGGCCGGGCGAATCGAGTTTGCCGGTAATTCGCTGGAAGTATTCGAGTACTTGAAAGCCAGGCGGCGATAG
- a CDS encoding integrase domain-containing protein, whose protein sequence is MALVGRRDGRNFGYGRQLSYAGPQALKDMFGGGHYGTVKAHTDRWQAFVKWCRSEQGPGINDARHIDRKVLSDYAAHLRDVVRRGDLAISTAQNRLSSVNRTMAALRGDQYVKLPSPSKALGMQRTGVRHSVPEGQDRKQVMQIVDALCRHHQQRAAAIVLLTRATGMRLREAILADLPRLNREAQDIGKINIQDGTKGGRAGATAPRWIAVDDHVRGALEFARQVSPVGSHNLIERNKSYLDFLQEIIRPARDILHAHNLNGFHELRAAYACERYEQITQHPAPINGGQCCQVDRNLDREARRRISYELGHGRIDVVAAYIGGRT, encoded by the coding sequence ATGGCATTGGTGGGTAGGCGTGACGGCCGTAATTTTGGGTACGGCAGACAATTGAGCTACGCAGGGCCGCAGGCACTGAAGGACATGTTCGGCGGCGGTCATTACGGCACGGTCAAGGCGCACACTGATCGGTGGCAGGCATTCGTGAAGTGGTGCCGCTCCGAACAGGGGCCCGGTATCAATGATGCGCGGCACATTGATCGGAAGGTGCTGTCCGATTATGCGGCGCATCTGCGCGACGTGGTTAGGCGCGGTGACCTCGCCATCAGCACGGCACAAAATCGGCTTTCCAGCGTTAACAGGACCATGGCAGCGCTTCGCGGTGATCAGTACGTGAAGTTGCCCAGCCCGAGCAAGGCGTTGGGTATGCAGCGCACCGGGGTTCGCCACTCAGTACCAGAGGGCCAGGACCGCAAGCAGGTTATGCAGATCGTCGATGCGCTTTGCCGCCATCATCAACAACGGGCCGCCGCGATCGTTCTGCTGACGCGAGCCACCGGCATGCGCCTGCGTGAGGCCATTTTGGCTGACCTGCCACGGTTAAATCGTGAGGCTCAAGACATTGGCAAGATCAACATTCAGGACGGCACCAAGGGCGGCCGTGCCGGTGCAACGGCCCCCCGTTGGATAGCAGTGGACGACCATGTTCGTGGTGCACTTGAGTTTGCACGGCAGGTGTCGCCAGTGGGAAGCCACAACCTGATTGAGCGAAACAAAAGCTACCTGGATTTTCTGCAAGAAATCATCCGCCCTGCGCGGGACATCCTGCATGCGCACAATCTCAATGGCTTCCACGAGCTACGAGCGGCGTATGCCTGTGAGCGCTACGAGCAGATCACCCAACACCCCGCGCCAATCAATGGTGGCCAATGTTGCCAGGTAGATAGGAACCTTGATCGCGAGGCCCGGAGGCGAATTAGTTATGAGCTTGGGCACGGTCGGATCGACGTGGTCGCGGCCTACATTGGAGGGCGGACATGA
- a CDS encoding putative selenate ABC transporter substrate-binding protein: MLKRPMALAAGLVLSCCAVVAQAADTLRVSAIPDEAPTELLRKFKPLGEYLTKQLGMEVKFVPVADYPAVVESLASDRLDLAWLGGFTFVQVHLKDPTATPLVQREQDAQFTSKFITANPAVKSLADLKGKSFAFGSISSTSGSLMPRYFMLKEDNIKPESYFSRVAYSGAHDATVAWVQAGKVDGGVLNASVWQKLVDAGKVDTSKVKVFATTPTYYDYNWTVRGNMDPALKEKIKKAFLDLDPANPEHKAILDLQAASRFIETKPENYAGTEQAAREAGLLK, translated from the coding sequence ATGCTCAAACGCCCCATGGCGCTCGCCGCTGGCCTCGTGCTGTCCTGCTGTGCCGTTGTTGCCCAGGCTGCTGATACCCTGCGGGTTAGTGCCATCCCGGATGAAGCACCGACCGAACTGCTGCGCAAGTTCAAGCCGTTGGGGGAGTACCTGACCAAGCAATTGGGCATGGAGGTTAAATTCGTGCCGGTGGCTGATTACCCGGCGGTGGTCGAGTCGCTTGCCAGCGACCGGCTGGACCTGGCCTGGCTGGGTGGGTTCACCTTCGTGCAGGTGCACCTGAAAGACCCGACCGCCACGCCGCTGGTGCAGCGCGAACAGGATGCCCAGTTCACCTCCAAGTTCATCACAGCCAACCCGGCCGTGAAGAGCCTGGCCGACCTAAAGGGTAAATCCTTCGCCTTCGGTTCGATCTCGTCGACGTCTGGCAGCCTGATGCCGCGCTACTTCATGCTCAAGGAAGACAACATCAAGCCCGAGAGCTACTTCAGCCGCGTGGCCTACTCCGGCGCCCACGATGCCACCGTGGCCTGGGTCCAGGCTGGCAAGGTCGATGGCGGCGTGTTGAACGCCAGCGTGTGGCAGAAGCTGGTCGATGCGGGCAAGGTCGATACCAGCAAGGTCAAGGTGTTTGCCACCACGCCGACCTACTACGACTACAACTGGACCGTGCGTGGCAACATGGACCCGGCATTGAAAGAGAAGATCAAGAAAGCCTTCCTCGACCTCGACCCGGCCAACCCTGAGCACAAGGCGATCCTCGACCTGCAGGCCGCCAGCCGCTTCATCGAGACTAAGCCTGAAAATTATGCAGGCACCGAACAGGCTGCCCGTGAGGCCGGCCTGCTCAAGTGA
- a CDS encoding lysozyme inhibitor LprI family protein — protein sequence MRLLPCLALAGFMPMAMADDNSPAYTECMDKASSTMAMSVCIQAETKLQDERLNRVYKQLMAKLDAGQQKSLRDVQRQWMSYRDGNCKFHVQASGGTMAQLEGVMCVLDMTRERASELQRVLSPGQ from the coding sequence ATGCGACTTTTACCATGCTTGGCCCTGGCCGGTTTTATGCCGATGGCGATGGCCGACGACAACTCACCGGCTTACACCGAGTGCATGGACAAAGCCTCCAGCACCATGGCCATGAGCGTGTGCATACAGGCTGAGACCAAGCTGCAGGATGAACGGCTGAACCGTGTCTACAAGCAGCTGATGGCCAAGCTGGATGCCGGCCAGCAAAAAAGCCTGCGCGACGTGCAGCGCCAGTGGATGAGCTACCGTGATGGCAACTGCAAGTTCCACGTTCAGGCCAGTGGCGGCACCATGGCTCAGCTCGAAGGGGTGATGTGTGTGCTGGACATGACCCGGGAGCGGGCAAGTGAGCTGCAACGGGTGCTCAGCCCGGGCCAGTGA
- a CDS encoding phosphonate ABC transporter ATP-binding protein, whose product MIIDLHEVGLRHGQVRALDAVSLRIAKGERVAIIGPSGAGKSSLLHLMATAVQPGSGRLQLFGQQPWALSAGARQRLRARVGLVHQAPPLPPRQRVVTAVLAGRLGRWGALRGLANLLYPTDVPGVRQVLAELGLVDKMFVQCGQLSGGQLQRVGIARALYQQPELLLTDEPVSAMDPVLADHSLALLNRHAKANGVTLVASLHAVDLALAHFPRVVGIREGRVAFDCPAEAVTEQLLDALYANEQLASPPAQGPSLTVQIPRC is encoded by the coding sequence GTGATCATCGACCTGCATGAGGTGGGCCTGCGCCACGGCCAGGTTCGCGCGCTGGATGCTGTAAGCCTGCGCATCGCCAAAGGTGAACGGGTGGCGATCATCGGCCCTTCGGGGGCGGGGAAATCCAGCCTGCTGCACCTGATGGCCACGGCGGTGCAGCCCGGCAGCGGGCGCCTTCAATTGTTCGGCCAACAGCCTTGGGCGTTGTCTGCCGGTGCGAGGCAGCGCTTGCGTGCGCGGGTGGGCCTGGTGCATCAGGCGCCGCCGCTGCCGCCACGGCAGCGTGTGGTCACGGCGGTGTTGGCCGGGCGCCTGGGGCGTTGGGGCGCGCTGCGGGGTTTGGCCAATCTGTTGTATCCGACCGATGTGCCGGGCGTGCGGCAAGTGCTGGCCGAGTTAGGCCTGGTGGATAAAATGTTTGTCCAGTGCGGGCAGCTGTCCGGCGGCCAGTTGCAGCGGGTCGGCATTGCCCGAGCCTTGTATCAGCAGCCCGAGTTGCTGCTGACCGACGAGCCGGTGTCGGCGATGGACCCCGTGCTGGCCGACCACAGCCTTGCATTGCTAAATCGCCACGCCAAGGCCAATGGCGTGACACTGGTGGCCAGCTTGCATGCGGTGGATCTGGCATTGGCTCATTTCCCCCGCGTGGTCGGTATTCGCGAGGGCAGGGTGGCCTTCGATTGCCCCGCCGAGGCGGTGACCGAGCAGTTGCTTGATGCCTTGTACGCCAATGAACAGCTGGCCTCACCACCGGCTCAGGGGCCGAGCCTTACCGTGCAGATTCCTCGATGCTGA
- the selD gene encoding selenide, water dikinase SelD translates to MSEPIRLTQYSHGAGCGCKISPKVLDVILAESGTQALDPKLWVGNASRDDAAVYALDDERGVVSTTDFFMPIVDDPYDFGRIAATNAISDIYAMGGDPLMAIAILGWPVNVLPPEVAREVIRGGRAVCAEAGIPLAGGHSIDAPEPIFGLAVTGVVSKRHLKRNDTASAGCKLFLTKPLGIGILTTAEKKAKLREQDQGLARDWMCTLNTPGSRFGKLAGVKAMTDVTGFGLLGHLVELADGSGLTAHLNYAAVPRLPSVDHYLAEGCIPGGTLRNFESYGHKIGQLSDEQKHLLCDPQTSGGLLVAVSPEGEAEFLTVATDLGLNLAPIGVLVERQTHAVEVN, encoded by the coding sequence ATGAGCGAGCCGATTCGCCTGACCCAGTACAGCCATGGCGCTGGCTGTGGCTGCAAGATCTCCCCCAAGGTGCTGGACGTGATCCTTGCCGAAAGCGGCACTCAGGCCCTGGACCCGAAATTGTGGGTCGGCAATGCCTCGCGGGACGACGCCGCCGTCTACGCCCTGGACGACGAGCGCGGGGTCGTGTCGACCACCGACTTCTTCATGCCCATCGTCGATGACCCCTACGATTTCGGCCGCATCGCTGCCACCAATGCCATCAGCGACATCTATGCCATGGGCGGCGACCCGCTGATGGCCATTGCCATCCTGGGCTGGCCGGTCAATGTGCTGCCGCCGGAGGTAGCCCGCGAAGTGATCCGTGGTGGCCGTGCTGTCTGTGCCGAAGCTGGCATCCCGCTGGCGGGCGGGCACTCCATTGACGCCCCGGAGCCCATCTTCGGCCTGGCCGTCACCGGCGTGGTCAGCAAACGCCACCTCAAGCGCAACGATACTGCCAGCGCAGGCTGCAAGCTGTTCCTGACCAAACCCTTGGGCATCGGCATCCTCACCACCGCCGAGAAAAAGGCCAAGCTGCGCGAGCAGGACCAGGGCCTGGCCCGTGACTGGATGTGCACACTGAACACCCCGGGCAGCCGCTTCGGCAAGCTTGCTGGTGTGAAGGCGATGACTGACGTGACCGGGTTTGGCCTGCTCGGCCACCTGGTCGAGCTGGCCGACGGCAGCGGCCTCACGGCACACCTGAATTACGCCGCTGTACCGCGCCTGCCCAGCGTGGACCATTACCTGGCCGAAGGCTGCATTCCCGGCGGCACTTTGCGCAATTTCGAAAGCTACGGTCACAAAATCGGCCAGCTCAGCGACGAACAAAAGCACCTGCTGTGCGACCCGCAAACCAGCGGCGGCCTGCTGGTGGCGGTAAGCCCAGAAGGCGAAGCAGAATTCCTCACGGTTGCCACCGATCTGGGGTTGAACCTGGCACCCATCGGCGTACTGGTGGAGCGACAGACCCACGCGGTCGAGGTGAATTGA
- a CDS encoding PhnE/PtxC family ABC transporter permease: protein MLRADARDPATLPRLLLTLLALALLWPGVQLSELNPGVLLQEENRKQIASFASAFWPPAHNADFLELLYQSTLQTLAVATAGMTLALMLAIPASLLASRALSLRAASRGGRAGLGSRLARMPVRGLLIFLRSVPEIVWALLFVRAVGLGPTAGVLAIAITYSGMLGKVYAEIFESVDQRPAHALLQEGSGRLMAFFYGILPSAAAEVVSYTVYRWECAVRASVVMGFVGAGGLGQQIDLSMRMFAGNEVASMLLAFFGLVLLADLLSRFLRGRLA, encoded by the coding sequence ATGCTGAGGGCCGATGCGCGCGACCCGGCCACGCTGCCACGGTTGTTGCTCACCCTGTTGGCGTTGGCACTTTTGTGGCCCGGTGTGCAGTTGAGCGAGTTGAACCCCGGCGTACTGTTGCAGGAAGAAAACCGCAAGCAGATTGCCAGTTTCGCCAGCGCGTTCTGGCCGCCCGCACACAACGCTGACTTCCTTGAGCTGCTGTACCAGTCCACGTTGCAGACTCTGGCCGTGGCCACGGCGGGTATGACCCTGGCGTTAATGTTGGCGATCCCGGCCAGCCTGTTGGCCAGCCGGGCCTTGTCGCTAAGGGCCGCCTCACGTGGGGGCCGAGCGGGGCTGGGGTCTCGGCTGGCGCGTATGCCGGTGAGGGGGTTGCTGATTTTTTTACGCAGCGTGCCGGAAATCGTCTGGGCGTTGCTGTTTGTGCGCGCTGTTGGCTTGGGGCCGACAGCCGGCGTGCTGGCCATTGCCATCACCTACAGCGGCATGCTGGGTAAGGTTTATGCGGAAATCTTCGAGTCTGTCGACCAGCGCCCGGCACATGCCTTGTTGCAGGAAGGCAGCGGGCGCTTGATGGCATTTTTCTACGGTATTTTGCCAAGCGCAGCGGCGGAGGTTGTGTCGTACACCGTCTACCGCTGGGAATGTGCAGTGCGGGCTTCGGTAGTGATGGGCTTCGTCGGAGCCGGCGGCCTTGGGCAGCAGATCGATCTGTCCATGCGCATGTTCGCTGGGAATGAAGTGGCCAGCATGCTGTTGGCATTCTTCGGCCTGGTACTGTTGGCTGACTTGCTCAGCCGCTTCCTGCGCGGGAGGCTGGCATGA
- the phnE gene encoding phosphonate ABC transporter, permease protein PhnE, which translates to MNRVVNLLVVATIVAAMVASFGYLELDLHALVADGGLGQMGEYAGRFLQPDLTTEHLQAVARGALETLAMSGWGTLLAMGLGMLLALPAAGRFGWPLQSAARLLLNALRAIPELVWAALTVLAAGLGPNAGTLALALHTTGVLGRLFAEALENAPPEPAAAIRLQGGGQVAAFCFGTLPNLWPQLLAYSLYRWENNIRMASVLGFVGAGGLGQMLYTTLSLFQEAQASTVIMAMLVLVLLVDALSDVLRQRFVRA; encoded by the coding sequence ATGAACCGGGTGGTCAATCTGCTGGTGGTCGCAACCATCGTTGCCGCGATGGTGGCGTCATTTGGCTACCTGGAGCTGGACTTGCACGCCTTGGTAGCCGACGGCGGCCTGGGGCAGATGGGTGAGTACGCGGGCCGCTTCCTGCAGCCGGATCTCACAACCGAACACTTGCAGGCAGTGGCCCGTGGGGCGTTGGAGACCTTGGCCATGTCCGGTTGGGGCACGTTACTGGCGATGGGGCTGGGCATGCTGTTGGCGCTGCCTGCTGCTGGCCGTTTTGGCTGGCCGTTGCAGTCTGCGGCGCGGTTGCTGCTCAATGCCCTGCGGGCCATCCCGGAATTGGTATGGGCCGCGCTGACCGTGTTGGCCGCAGGCCTTGGGCCCAATGCCGGGACACTGGCGCTGGCGCTTCATACAACAGGTGTTTTGGGCCGCCTGTTCGCCGAGGCATTGGAGAACGCACCACCAGAGCCGGCAGCGGCAATCCGTTTGCAGGGCGGCGGGCAGGTAGCCGCCTTCTGCTTCGGCACCTTGCCCAACCTGTGGCCGCAACTGCTGGCCTACAGCCTGTACCGCTGGGAAAACAACATCCGCATGGCCAGCGTGTTGGGCTTTGTCGGCGCCGGGGGGCTGGGGCAGATGCTCTACACCACCCTGAGCCTGTTCCAGGAGGCGCAAGCCAGCACGGTGATCATGGCCATGCTCGTGCTGGTGCTGCTGGTGGATGCCTTGAGCGACGTGCTGCGCCAACGCTTCGTGCGGGCCTGA
- a CDS encoding GNAT family N-acetyltransferase — MTPPRSFPTDLCLDSPRLHLRPMRHADAEQWLTIMADPEVMRYWHHAPWNNLGEAESALAADREAYASGGQLKLGMYRRDNGELIGMVQLFNIDDASRRGEIGYCLASVVQGRGYMDEALTCFIDYLAHTLHMRRLEAEIDPRNQGSARTLERQGFVLEGLLRARWCVAGELSDSGIYGLLLEPPVA; from the coding sequence GTGACCCCACCCCGCAGTTTCCCCACTGACCTCTGCCTCGATAGCCCACGCTTGCATCTGCGCCCGATGCGGCATGCGGATGCCGAGCAATGGCTGACGATAATGGCCGACCCCGAGGTGATGCGTTACTGGCACCATGCGCCATGGAACAATCTTGGCGAGGCTGAAAGTGCCTTGGCCGCCGACCGCGAAGCCTATGCCAGCGGCGGTCAGCTCAAGTTGGGTATGTATCGTCGCGACAACGGCGAGCTGATCGGCATGGTTCAGCTGTTCAACATTGATGACGCTTCCCGCCGCGGTGAGATTGGCTATTGCCTGGCCAGCGTGGTGCAGGGCAGGGGTTACATGGACGAGGCATTGACATGCTTCATCGATTACCTTGCCCACACTTTGCATATGCGCCGTCTGGAAGCAGAAATCGACCCGCGCAACCAGGGTTCCGCACGTACGTTGGAGCGCCAGGGCTTCGTCCTCGAAGGGCTGCTGCGTGCCCGCTGGTGCGTGGCGGGCGAGTTGTCCGACTCAGGTATCTATGGCCTGCTGCTTGAGCCACCCGTGGCATGA